The following proteins come from a genomic window of Candidatus Bathyarchaeota archaeon:
- a CDS encoding AAA family ATPase gives MERVSTGIKGLDELLKGGFPKGRCILIVGGPGSGKTIFAIQFLKAGAEAGERGLYVTLDESLEQIKMNMASLGWNIDKLENEGKLFLLDATPFRQPKKVEEESFIQETFMPLKLTLKGLITTIQKMVKEEDIQRIAVDPITALTLRYEKPYKKRRAILAFFDALTNSGCTSIVTSELKTSMLERSFQIEEFLSQGVILLHSVIHEGNVIRAIQIEKMRGVDHDPQIRPYKITSNGIEVFPRDIVFKPSLI, from the coding sequence ATGGAAAGAGTATCAACAGGAATTAAGGGATTAGATGAGTTGCTTAAAGGAGGCTTCCCAAAAGGAAGATGCATCTTAATTGTTGGGGGTCCAGGATCAGGAAAAACTATTTTCGCTATACAATTTTTGAAAGCAGGCGCTGAAGCGGGAGAAAGAGGTTTATATGTAACTTTAGATGAAAGCTTAGAACAAATTAAAATGAATATGGCTTCTTTAGGCTGGAATATAGATAAACTTGAAAATGAAGGGAAATTGTTTTTGCTTGATGCTACACCTTTTAGGCAACCAAAAAAAGTTGAAGAAGAAAGCTTCATTCAAGAAACTTTTATGCCTTTAAAATTAACTTTAAAAGGATTAATAACTACTATTCAGAAAATGGTTAAGGAGGAGGATATACAAAGAATAGCTGTAGACCCTATAACTGCGTTAACTTTAAGATATGAAAAACCCTATAAAAAAAGAAGAGCTATTCTAGCTTTTTTCGATGCTTTAACAAATTCTGGATGCACATCTATTGTAACTTCAGAACTTAAAACAAGCATGCTTGAAAGATCTTTTCAAATAGAAGAATTTTTATCTCAAGGAGTTATACTACTTCATTCAGTAATTCATGAAGGAAATGTTATTAGAGCCATTCAAATAGAGAAAATGCGTGGTGTAGATCATGATCCTCAAATTAGACCCTACAAAATCACTTCAAACGGTATAGAAGTTTTCCCAAGAGATATAGTGTTTAAACCTTCATTAATTTAA